A genomic stretch from Empedobacter stercoris includes:
- a CDS encoding DUF4876 domain-containing protein, translating into MLKKLILFTPFVITLLFNSCSDDDFGANAVQTINFTTHVKFDANFDHTKKPIHAKTVLKNTQTGITYEALTNDNGEAIFPNLTPGIYSANVSFSITPAQFEDLFGYPTDSEDNVEFSGAAQNITINSSNVSLEIELTSTKTIGGLILKQIYYGGSHIKEGAMFRDQFIEIYNNSSEVLYADGLIFGQLFGANTVENQPYSQPNGQLDWSKGEGNKVGASANTDFVYVSHAIRIPGDGTTYAVQPGESITIAQTAINHKGNYYDANGKLIEILKPELTVDLSHADFEVNMTEYLGSQYSYDIQNPAVPDMDIVWWVSGRDLILDNLGRQAFILFRASNEEINGFGKVKNPNNKTSYEYLQLPNEKIVDGVETTQDMGSKLVPKKLQNKQDAGYAYLTAGPYSSTSIIRKTQKTINGRIILKDTNNSTNDFVNIIAEPKIFAQ; encoded by the coding sequence ATGCTTAAAAAATTAATACTATTCACTCCATTTGTAATAACATTATTATTCAATTCTTGTTCTGATGATGATTTTGGAGCAAATGCTGTTCAAACAATTAATTTTACAACACACGTAAAATTTGATGCTAATTTTGATCATACCAAAAAACCTATTCATGCCAAAACAGTTTTGAAAAATACACAAACTGGCATTACGTATGAAGCTTTAACGAATGATAATGGTGAAGCTATTTTTCCTAATTTGACACCAGGAATATATTCAGCAAATGTGAGTTTTTCTATTACTCCAGCTCAATTCGAGGATTTATTTGGTTATCCTACAGATTCAGAAGATAATGTTGAGTTTAGTGGTGCTGCACAAAATATTACCATTAACTCATCAAATGTATCGTTAGAAATCGAGTTAACTTCTACGAAAACAATTGGTGGATTAATCTTGAAACAAATTTATTACGGTGGTTCGCACATCAAAGAAGGTGCAATGTTTAGAGATCAATTTATTGAGATTTATAACAATTCGAGTGAAGTTCTTTATGCAGATGGGTTAATATTTGGTCAATTATTTGGTGCTAATACGGTAGAAAATCAACCTTATTCTCAACCCAACGGTCAGTTAGATTGGTCGAAAGGCGAAGGAAATAAAGTAGGTGCAAGCGCAAATACCGATTTTGTGTATGTATCTCACGCGATTCGTATTCCTGGGGATGGTACAACTTATGCAGTTCAGCCAGGTGAAAGTATCACAATTGCACAAACAGCAATTAATCACAAAGGAAATTATTATGATGCCAATGGTAAATTAATCGAGATTCTAAAACCAGAATTAACAGTCGATTTATCCCATGCTGATTTTGAAGTGAATATGACAGAATATTTAGGCTCTCAATATTCGTATGATATTCAAAATCCTGCTGTTCCTGATATGGATATTGTGTGGTGGGTTTCAGGTAGAGATTTAATTTTAGACAATTTAGGTCGTCAAGCATTTATCTTATTTAGAGCTTCTAACGAAGAAATTAATGGGTTTGGAAAGGTGAAAAATCCAAATAATAAGACTTCATACGAATATCTTCAATTACCGAATGAAAAGATTGTGGATGGCGTAGAAACCACTCAAGATATGGGAAGTAAATTGGTTCCGAAAAAATTACAAAATAAACAAGATGCAGGATATGCTTATTTAACAGCAGGACCTTATTCATCAACATCTATTATTCGTAAAACACAGAAAACAATAAATGGTCGTATTATCTTGAAGGATACCAATAATTCTACAAACGATTTTGTGAATATTATAGCTGAACCGAAAATTTTTGCGCAATAG
- a CDS encoding TonB-dependent receptor domain-containing protein: protein MLDATTEYNISKGFKINDRNFFSISGNYLSSNADVRDNLKSYNRISTNAAWKSSNKTNTLVNTLDGNFAINTDKIKYDPDDISDPKIKNDKFSIRLSNNLKWNLKKEWIDALNVDANINYEKQNSKEERWVNVATAAVTTSTVNGISEAIFLPNQYTLVKNVEGIPMSTFLNVEGVKNYESKNKWNHTFSVGLSSRSSENKGRGTYTDENSTPNFFTLSGAKGSLGYRDYNFKNTKTQWQLSVYAEDRIVKYGNNDNVFKLDLGFRYDNQYGYNSYQPRVNTSYAFNKVLRVRGGYGISSKAPSLNQLFTGDRIYDRLLGDGIYYINNKQYGWIETFLLEGNNLNLKPSKSYNSEIGFDLNLPFGSLNVTGYYNQLKDGISSFAQITTLEGSKIAVDTSSSTPSYSVVGKEAYQIEYSTLENNLESTDKGIEMFMNFNRIRPLNLDISVNGSYTKTTNNKPVYTYDASTNVLAKEKYGVYYNPKSNDEQLMFGTNFNYHLKNVGLILSLRTEHIFIQNHDKFNNRNPIGYLDGNSVFHEIPVEDQANIDLYGHLIKAPQKTLGELQKSLHNFHLRISKDFLNGFKVSVYTTNVFGLKPTYINNSGERRESNIAKFSLGGKIEYTF, encoded by the coding sequence ATGTTAGATGCAACAACTGAATATAATATTTCGAAGGGTTTCAAGATAAATGACAGAAACTTCTTTAGTATATCAGGCAATTATTTGTCTTCTAATGCAGATGTGCGCGATAATTTGAAGTCATATAATCGTATATCGACTAACGCTGCGTGGAAATCATCTAACAAAACAAATACATTGGTTAATACGTTAGATGGAAATTTTGCGATTAACACTGATAAAATAAAATATGATCCGGATGATATTTCGGATCCAAAAATAAAAAATGATAAGTTCTCTATTCGATTATCAAATAATTTGAAATGGAATTTGAAAAAAGAATGGATTGATGCTTTAAATGTTGATGCAAACATTAATTACGAAAAGCAAAATTCTAAAGAAGAACGTTGGGTAAATGTTGCAACTGCAGCTGTGACGACTTCTACTGTAAACGGTATTTCTGAAGCTATCTTTTTACCTAATCAATATACGTTAGTCAAAAATGTAGAAGGAATTCCGATGTCTACTTTTCTGAATGTAGAAGGTGTAAAAAATTATGAATCTAAAAACAAATGGAATCATACTTTTTCTGTTGGACTGTCTTCCCGATCTAGTGAAAACAAAGGTCGTGGAACTTATACAGACGAAAATTCAACACCTAATTTTTTCACTTTAAGCGGTGCTAAAGGTAGTTTAGGTTACCGAGATTATAATTTCAAAAACACCAAAACGCAATGGCAATTATCTGTTTATGCAGAAGATAGAATTGTGAAATATGGAAACAATGACAATGTTTTCAAATTAGATTTAGGATTTAGATACGACAACCAATATGGTTATAATTCGTATCAACCGCGTGTAAATACTTCATACGCTTTCAATAAAGTGTTAAGAGTTCGTGGTGGATATGGAATTTCGTCTAAAGCACCTTCTTTAAATCAACTTTTTACAGGTGATCGTATTTATGATCGACTTTTAGGTGACGGAATATATTATATCAATAATAAACAATACGGTTGGATTGAAACGTTCCTTTTAGAAGGAAATAATCTAAACTTAAAACCAAGTAAATCCTATAATTCGGAAATTGGTTTTGATCTTAATTTACCTTTTGGATCGTTAAACGTTACGGGATATTACAATCAATTGAAAGATGGTATTTCGTCTTTTGCTCAAATTACAACTTTAGAAGGTTCTAAAATTGCGGTTGATACGTCCTCTTCTACTCCATCCTACTCTGTTGTTGGAAAGGAAGCTTATCAAATTGAATATTCAACTTTAGAAAATAATTTAGAATCTACAGATAAAGGAATCGAAATGTTTATGAATTTTAATCGCATTCGACCGCTCAATTTAGATATATCTGTAAATGGATCTTATACAAAAACCACGAACAATAAACCTGTTTATACGTACGACGCTTCTACAAATGTTTTAGCAAAAGAGAAATATGGCGTGTATTATAATCCGAAATCAAACGATGAACAATTAATGTTTGGAACTAATTTTAATTATCATCTAAAAAATGTGGGATTAATTTTATCACTTCGAACCGAACATATATTTATTCAGAATCACGATAAATTCAACAATAGAAATCCAATAGGTTATTTGGATGGAAATTCTGTTTTTCATGAAATACCAGTCGAAGACCAAGCAAATATAGATTTGTATGGGCATTTGATCAAAGCACCTCAAAAAACGTTAGGTGAATTACAAAAATCATTGCACAATTTCCATTTACGCATTTCGAAAGATTTCTTGAATGGATTTAAAGTTTCGGTTTATACAACCAATGTTTTTGGTCTGAAACCTACTTATATCAACAATTCTGGAGAAAGAAGAGAATCTAATATTGCTAAATTTTCATTAGGAGGTAAAATTGAGTACACGTTCTAA
- a CDS encoding carboxypeptidase-like regulatory domain-containing protein, with amino-acid sequence MKKGLLALSLLGTFGFVNAQRILSGTVTDENGNNLSNVQVQDPQTKRWTQTNSNGFFTIQLSNENTNLSFSQKGKETQEIIVNSDETNVSIVLYNQTLRLEQVDISPKKKKEYSEITLGKEAIENVQAFSLNEVLQQLPGQVTLDFNNNEFKNIVFRTASSNNNLGLSGISSTSTINDRKDYFQNKAFGTSIVVNDIPVSNNENMQSFSSVSNGNFNDFNNPSYGVDLRK; translated from the coding sequence ATGAAAAAAGGTTTATTAGCGCTCTCTCTATTAGGAACATTCGGTTTTGTAAATGCTCAACGGATTTTATCAGGAACTGTAACAGATGAAAATGGAAACAATTTATCAAATGTTCAAGTTCAGGATCCGCAAACTAAAAGATGGACTCAAACAAATTCGAATGGTTTTTTTACAATCCAATTATCGAATGAGAATACTAATTTATCTTTTTCGCAAAAAGGGAAAGAAACGCAAGAAATCATTGTTAATTCTGATGAAACTAATGTATCCATCGTTCTTTATAATCAAACACTCCGATTAGAGCAAGTTGATATATCACCTAAAAAGAAAAAAGAATATTCTGAAATTACACTTGGAAAAGAAGCAATCGAAAATGTACAGGCTTTTTCATTAAACGAGGTTTTGCAACAATTACCAGGACAAGTAACATTAGATTTTAACAACAATGAGTTTAAGAATATTGTATTTAGAACTGCCAGTTCAAATAATAATTTAGGTTTATCTGGTATCTCAAGTACATCGACTATTAATGACAGAAAAGATTATTTTCAGAATAAAGCGTTTGGTACTTCCATCGTTGTCAATGATATTCCAGTTTCGAATAACGAAAATATGCAATCTTTTTCTTCAGTTTCTAATGGGAATTTCAACGATTTTAATAATCCAAGTTATGGTGTAGATTTGCGCAAATAA